Sequence from the Camelus dromedarius isolate mCamDro1 chromosome 12, mCamDro1.pat, whole genome shotgun sequence genome:
TAGCTTAGTGCCTCTCCTGCCCGCTCTGTTACGCTGTTCATTTGCTTCCTTTGCTCAGCATCTCCCTGTGGATGGAAAGGCACTGCATGagcaccccagccctggctggTCAGACACAGGGTCAGCACCTTCTGcgagtgcagggaggaggggtagTGCTTTGGGGAAAGATCCAGAGGACCCAGGTTACTCTGGGAATTGCAAGCCAAAAAtacagaagggagaaaagaaaaacaggaaaaggaagagaacgaaagggaaggggaaggcagGAAGTAATAAACAGGAGTCGCCCAGAGCAAGAAGCAGAGGGACGAGCATCCGCCTCATAGCTGGCGGGTCTCTGCGGTAATCGGCTCTGAGCGGCCCCTGTCgctgcccctcctctctctggTCCTCACTGTGCTGGAGGAAGACCCCAGGCCTGGCGCAGGGGCATTGGAGGGAACTGCGGTGCACCCCGAAGCACTTCCTTAGGCCAGATCTTATTCTGAGTGGTTTCTCTCCCACAGCTGGAGAGGCAGGGGGCCCTGCTGGTGGAATTTGAGGCTCCCCTTGTCACAGGCCCAGAGCAGCCAGCCCAGCGGCAGAACGTGGTCTTAAAGGAAGATGTTATTCAGTTCTCACCATCCTTGGAATACTCCCTGAGACCTGGGGACAAGGTGCTGGCACTCTGGGGGCCAGACCCACAGTGGTATGGCCCTGGCACTGTTATCTTGGGCTTGGAGGCGACAGACCCCCAGAGAGGTAAGGGAAGCTGCCCTGACTTCCCAGTCCCCCTGCCAGGCTGGTGATCAGGCCGAGGAGAGAGCAAAGGGTGTCTCTACAGCTTAGGGGTCTTAGAGGCTTAAAAGGATCCTTACCCCGTTACTTGCAGCTTCATCCTGAGGGTGGCCACAGATGTGCAAATCATCAGATTACTTtcagattataaaatatttttaatcagtgCAAAATAGCCTAAGGCTATTATGCCTATGTCATTTAGCTAATCTGTTGTGTGGTGGGGTTATCCTGGGATCTCACCAGTACACATAACTTGCCCGCCACCAAGTCCAGGGACTGAGACAGGAGCAGGGCCCACCAGTCAGCATCCCTGTAAATCAGAGAATGGCAGGAggcttctccttcccttcccctaccTGAGGATGCATTTTAGTCTTGACAcgagaactgagatgtggaggcGTGTGCAAGTGCACCAGGAAGGGCTGGTAAACACGGAGCGGGTGAGGGATGTCCCTGGCAGGCTCTCCAGGGAGGGGTGCACGTGACAAGACAGGTGGAACAGAGGGGCTGCCCTGAGGCTTTGCTTCTGGGAGAGGAGAATCCTTCTCCCACGATACAAAGGACGGGGTTGTAACAAAATGTTGCCCTTTTCTGTTATGTAGCATCAAAAGAAATTACTGTTTACTTCTGGAATGGCAAGATAGCCACAGTGCCCTTAGGAGGGGTCACGTGGGTGCCCCCGGCTGTCTGGAAGAAGGCTGTGGACAGGCTGCAAGCGTCTTTCACCTGGGAgcgccccagccccctcctctgggCCCCTCGCTGCTCTCTGGTGGGGCCGGTTGCTGGATGTGTCACCAACGGGCTTCCTCTGAGCACTCTGCTCCTGTGCCCCGCCTGCCAGCTGTGTGCCTGCTGCCAGCTGCCGTGCCAGGGCTGCCTCTGCTGCTGCCCCTTGGCTGGACCCACCTGGTGGCCTCTCGCCAGGACCTCAGGGGCCACAGCCAGAGAACATCCTGAGGTGGGGCTGAAGCCCACCACCCAGCCCATGCCCCTGGAGGacccagaggaggaaggaggagcagtGCAGGTGCCCATGGCTGCTTCTTCCTCCTCTACTTCCTCTTCGTCCGAAGAGGAGGACACAGAGAATGGACTGGAGACGGGCCTCCCCCGGAGGCTGACGGTGGACAGCACGGTCAACACAGACCCCATCCTTCATGAGAAGTCTCCGAGGAGGCAGGGTGGCCTCTGCCGGCCtgagtggaggtactggaggagAAACGGGGCTGAGCCGCATCCTGGGAAGCCAGGTAGACCTTTTGCTAAGGCAGGGCTGAggcccctgcccccttccctcccgtGTGTCTCTCAGGAACCCGATGTACATGTCCACTCTGCTGGGATTGAAAGCAACACTTGAGGGTTTGTCATGTTGAAGGGGAGACTGCGAGTAAGAGGGAGGGGTAGGTTTCACTTATGCAATAAGGCCCAACAAGAAAGGATGGGCTGATCTTTGTGCAAAGGTTTGCATCCCTAGTTAACAACTGTCTTCTTTCTTCACTAGTCTCTACTGACAGGACACTGCCTTTGTTTgtttctgccctcccctccctcttttctcttaGAGGCCTTGATTTTTCTCTAGATGTACAGTCAAAATGCCTCCAGGTGCTGATTAGCGACTTCAGTGCTCTGAGAAGCTCGGAATCTGGTCTTGAAACACGGGTCCTCAGATCCTTCTCTCCAGATATGCCCCTTAGGGAGTTGGGGGGCAGAACCAGGCACTGCCTTACGCTGCTCACTGTCCACAACCGAGAGGGGAGGCAGCATCACTGTCGGGGGCGATCTGCAGACATCCCCAACCGTCTTCACCTGAGCAAAGAGCCCTCACAGGTTTCGGGCAGTATATCACTAATATGCCTTGTGCTGTCCCATCTACAGTCCCAGTGGGGCCCAGAAAAAGCAGATGCCCAAGTCAGCTGGCAGAGCTTTGTGGAGGAAGTGGCTTGGAGAAGCCAGCCCTAGACTAGATTCCTGGGGCCCTGGGGTGACTCATTTAATGTTCAgctcagcttttcttttctctcctccagatTTTGTCCCCTTTGAAGGAAACATGCTGCTTTGCTTCTAATTGTGCTTGACAGCCATCAAGTACTGACGTTTCACAGTCTGGGCTCAGGCTCTCCCTCTTAAGAATCCTCATGTGTGGGCCCTCTGCCCTCCACAGGTTTTGCTACTTTTAGTTACAGGTAGCGGGGTTACTGTCTGATCCTAACCTAACCATCCCGGGGAGACCACCAGTCATGCCAGCAGTCAGGCTGCTCGCCTTCCCCGCTTCTAACTGAAACAGGCTGCAGACAGTGAAGAGCTTCTGTGATCCTTGCATAGTCCTACTCAAGTCAACAAGACCAATCCCAGCAACATGGTGGCACGTTCGACTAACTGAATTCTGGGTTTAGGAACAAGACTTTGCAATATCCGGAAAGAAGAGAAGGGTGATAAACACAGAGTGAAAAGTGCAGCAGCGGGGAGTACCCGGGAGCTGGTCCTGGAAGCGGCTGGCATGAAGCCACTCTCCATCCGGCCAAAGGGAGCTGAACACAAAAAGCTGAGTCGAGGCGCTGTGACATGTCAGAGCGACGGGAACGCCCCTTAGAGTAAAAGCCCTGAGGATAGAGGTAAAGCAGAACGGCTGGGAAGGGGCTTCTGAAGGACTCCTTCCGTGGGTCTCTGACCTTTTGGGGTCACACCCCTTCTGAGAATAAGACCCATGGACCCTCTTCCCAGAAAAATGCATACGACCACAACTTTGCACACAGCTTCAGAAAACTTACAGAACCCACAAAGTTCACCATCGGCTTCTTGGGGGTGCAAGGATCCCCATCTGAGCAACCTCTCTACCCTGTGGTGATGGCATGGGCCTGCTTTAATAGGCCCTCTGTACCTCACTGGGGATGATAATGCAGCTCTACGTAAAACTTGTTTTCATCACTTAAAATACTGGCCTTTTTTCTCAGGAAAGTCATTCAAATGAGAAGAATCATTAGGCAACTAAACTGAGATGCAACAATACTGTTGGAGTGGTAGCTTAAAGACACTTAGGACCTATCAATGACTTTTTCAAATCAGTGACTTTGATCCTTAGAATTAGTCAGCCTAAGCCTCTCAGGGTTTTCTTCTCTTACAGGAAGCTAGAGTGGTGGTGGTAAACACCTGAGGAAGAGTTGCAAAGTGGCCGACAGGGCCTTCTGCAGTGGAAACGGGAGAGTGCAGGCCATAGACGGTGGTCCAGCGAGCAGCATCTTCACCCCATGAAGATGTCCCTGCACGTGAGCAGCAGGAAGGCGCCTGTCCTAAGGGGCAAGGCCCCCTGCCAGGGGCCTGGTGAGATCTGCTCGAGGATGCCTCTTCCACAGACGCCGCACAGCATGGTCAGCCTGCTTTGCACACACGTGTCCACAGCCTCAGTTGTACACAAGTGACATTTTGTTTCACTCAATGCCAATAAAAAGGAATTCTCttcatttccaaatctctccCTTTATTATCATAATCAACCTTTACTTGGAGTAAAGCAAGCAGTAAAAATTATTCATGCAGCATCATTACATTATTACTTTCAGGTAAAAGAGGATGGGGGACTTTTAAGTTAAAATAGGCACTGAAAGAGACAAACTCTAGTTCCCAGGAAGGCTGACCGTCTACAGTCAGCACTATAAGCAGGATTAACGTGTAAGTATTAAGAGAACATATGGTGGCTTTGTTCTTcttggcacttaaaaaaaaaggtgacgaGATGCCTGTGATGATCAACATCATACAGGGAAGACCAAGTCCACACTTTGTCCTGAGTCAACTGCTACCACGTGAGTCTTCTTAGTCAAGTCATTTGTACCCACAGTGACGGAGTAGGTCCCTGGATACACTTCTATGTAGAGGTCCTTAGAGATGTTCTCAGCCTGAAAGGAAAGGCAGATATTAGCAGTTTAGAGATTTTATGTCCCATTGCCTCTACCCAGCTACCTCTGTGTGCCAGACGTGCGAAGGAGTGAGGCACTAACGTGGGAGACGGAGGCCCTGCTTTCAAGAAGGGTGCGGCGTGGCCACATAACAGGACTGCCATTTAGGTAAGTCTGTCTTTCCTTATGCTTGTTTCCTTAGTTCTAAAACTAAATCACAATTAAGTGTATGTGTGAAAACGCTGAAGTGTCATAGGAACATGAAGGATCATAAAAGGAACACTCTGGTTGGGGTAGAAAGATAAGAATCAGGTAGAGGGAAAGGCTAATGATCATTACTTAGGGGCTCAGCAGTAGGCAGTGGGACTTGTTAGCACAGGTCAGCAGTCATGGCCAGGCACCATGGAGTAACGAGAAGCATCGTTTTTAACTGTGCTTGGCTAAATTCATTATTAGGAGGATGAAACACTTCTTTTCTCCTGAAGCTGAGAACACTGTGAGGAGATGCCACTTTGACATGCTGCAGGTTAGCCGGCTGGCTAAAGCTCTCCCTTGGAGGATTGGTTCTCCTACATAGATGGTCCCCAACAGGCCAACTTACAGGTTTCAATTTTACAGTGGTGTGAAAGTGACATGAGTTTGGTAGAAACCGTACTTCGAATTCTGAAGTTTTCCTAGGCTACTGATAAGCAGTACGACACTCTATTGTGATCTCAGGCAGCAGCAGTGGGCCCCGGTGTCCCAGCCAGCCACGCGATCACCAGATCAAACGACTCATACACTTAtaaccattctgtacccagacaACCACTCTGTTCTCCCTTTCAGTACAGCATTCAATAAATTACACAAACTATTCAAAACTTTACTACAAATAGGCTCTGTGTTAGATGCTTTTGCCCAACTGTcagctaatgtaagtgttctgagcatgtttaaagTGGGCTAGGCTAAGCTCTGATGTTCGGGAGGTTAGGTATACTAAATGCATTTTTGATTTATggtattttcaacttatgatagGTTTATCGGGACATAAGTCAAAGAAGATCTCTGGTGCAAAACACTGGAAGCTGGAGTTAATGAAAAGATTTATATTTAGAGCTGAGCTGAGCACAAGCCAACCTCCAGGGACAGACTTCACGCCTGGCCGGGAAGTGGGTCACGGCAGACATACAGGCGGAGGagaggtctcagctcaaatggcAAAAGACCAAAGTCACAAACCAGAAAAGAGCCTGTAATTAAGAGCCAAACTCCTGTCCCACAGGTGGGAGACCACTACCTGCCTACTCGACGCTCAGAAGGAGCCACAGGCAGAAGCTGTCATATCGACACCACACATGGGGGAAAACCAAACACCTGGC
This genomic interval carries:
- the C12H11orf16 gene encoding LOW QUALITY PROTEIN: uncharacterized protein C11orf16 homolog (The sequence of the model RefSeq protein was modified relative to this genomic sequence to represent the inferred CDS: substituted 1 base at 1 genomic stop codon), coding for MESSAGPGMPLPKYCSVAATLKSPAWAGAAPPWDLSFTCPLTLRAPWLPKHGPLTRYASYHPCLHIADPAWQRPGWLGRVGGAADTWILARREPDGFYYRAQIKAAPELERQGALLVEFEAPLVTGPEQPAQRQNVVLKEDVIQFSPSLEYSLRPGDKVLALWGPDPQWYGPGTVILGLEATDPQRASKEITVYFWNGKIATVPLGGVTWVPPAVWKKAVDRLQASFTWERPSPLLWAPRCSLVGPVAGCVTNGLPLSTLLLCPACQLCACCQLPCQGCLCCCPLAGPTWWPLARTSGATAREHPEVGLKPTTQPMPLEDPEEEGGAVQVPMAASSSSTSSSSEEEDTENGLETGLPRRLTVDSTVNTDPILHEKSPRRQGGLCRPEWRYWRRNGAEPHPGKPGTRLCNIRKEEKGDKHRVKSAAAGSTRELVLEAAGMKPLSIRPKGAEHKKLSRGAVTCQSDGNAPXRS